ATATTTTAGACTCACCTACCACACACATGTTTAATATGGGCTGCTCTCCAATCAGCCGAATAAACcaattacttttttgattcttcgCATCAGTCTCTGGCTCacggaaaatttttcagtgccgagcaggtaccacgtggtgtccgctcggccatccaagccgtccatttcgtgtttgaacggctcagatttggagagagaaaatgagagaaaaaatgtTGCgatgaaaggagagagagggttttaatccgagccgtccaaaaatatatCGGACGACTCGAATGCGCCAAGCGAGTGCCACGTAGGCAATAGCCGCTCCGCACTGAAAACTTTATCCTGGCTCACGCCTTTCACCAAATACATTGCATGGACTTTGCACGTCGAATCACCTATGGCGAGGTTTCCAAGAAAACAGGCAGCTTCAATGCCATTAGGTTGAGGAAGTACGTTACTGTCCATCATACTCGATCTCCTCGTCAGTGTGCTTAGCATTTTCCTTCTGTATTTGGCCTTAAAATTTTGGTTTGTCTCTAGAGTCTAGACTCTCTACAAACGCGTGCCTTCCTAGCTATTCCGATTCCGATATGGCATAACGGGGCCAACAATCCAAGATGCGAGGATTATCAGGAATAGAATGTTCTATGAAGACTGCGTTgcttggattttttattttttatttttgtcaaaatgatATAATCCATTGATAATGGGGGAAATATATCGAAAGGACAGTTATCCTACCGGAGGAAATAAAGCAACCAAAAAAGAGGTCTCTCGTAGATTTCTTAATTCTAGCAAATGAGCACATTTTTAGGAAAATGTaatatttacttcactttaaaATTGGAGTAATACTTGTACATCTAATTATAGcgaaaataattttgtacttgtACTTGTACTTGAGTGTTGACTATTTCTTTACTGACTTGGTAAATTAAAGACTTGAAGTTATGAAGCGAGTTGCGGAATTTTGATGAATTATAATAATTGAGGGCTTACATAGATTGGGGTAGCAAGATTTAGGATTTTGATATTCGCGCTTCACCTTTTACTGATGGCACTCCATTTTGTCTATGAAATTACTaataacttcacgttaaaagtagAGTACcgtcagtaaaaagtggagcgccaaaatcaaTAAGGTTTATAATAGGACAGTGGCGACCTCGGAAATTTTGAAGAATTCAAATAATCGAGGGCTTACAAATCATGTGGTTTACTTTTGTTAAGACGTCTTCAAAGTCCTTTCTGCTTTATTATATATAAATCATAACAGTAATACGCCTGGCCTGGTAAACCATCTAACTAGTAACTTAAAAAACTTATGTGGTGTAAGTGTAAGAAGTCAAGTTTGACACTTTTCATTCATGATACAATATATCTTTGAGAAAGTATCCGaagtgtccattttgaaaatttcttaaaaaatctcaacatcgttcttattttttggttttttaatttgtttttccgggactgttttgttgtgtttggtagGTGGAGCTAGCTCCAGCAATAGGTAAGGCATTTTTTTAAGATCTTAGGGATCGAAGAGAGTTCTTCTCTGTAATCATCACTCTCCCTGTTTCAGACAGTTTGTGTAGCAACCCAACaggtatttgattttttttttgggcaccTTGGATCAATTAGTGATcctcaaaatttattttatagCTGGATTAGGATTCTTTCACATTTAAGTGAGATAAATAGGCATGCAATCAGATTCATTTCACTTGCATTTTGGTTTCCATTGCATGGCTTAAAGTGATACCACTCCAAAGAAGAATCATTCACATAGTTATAATTCCAAGCCAAGTaactatgtttttctttttttagtttaGTTAATGGTCTCGAATATGAAAACGTACGATTAATGTTGTGTAACTTTGAGGCTTATTGTCACGAAtcaagattatttttaatctagCGAGTATATATTTAGTTTCTATGATTGGAAGTACATGTATTATACGCTGATTTTCATGCTATTATGTTAATTATATTTGCCAAATTCTATACTAAGCTAGACGAGTCGTCTCTTGATTAGCATCCTCGATTCATGGAAGATATTGTTATAGATCCATTACTATACATAGAAATATAACTAGTATATATGTAACCCAGTCATTATATCGTTTagaatttcaataattaaaaccGATTTAAGATCTATTACGTCTGCAAGACGTAACGGTGTCGCCAAGAAATTATATGCATATGCAATACTTTCCGGCATATCTTTTGGAGTTGAATAGAAACCTAAGAACTTCTGAACACCATTAAAATCATTTCGGTCTGCAACTTTCGAAGGTGGTAGGTTCATAAAAGTACCCATGAAAATGGTTCATGAGTGAATCTGGGCCATTGATTGACCATTCATGAATACTTTCATGAACCATTTTCATGTATCATAATATTTTTCTCCCGTTAATGAAccttaaaaatacaaaatgatttTAATTTAGATGGCTGAAGAAGTTAAGAACATAAGTTAGAACCTAGAAAAGATGTTATTTCACATTATTCAAGAAGGAACCACGAATCTATGACGTTTTTATTGGTTCTTTTTTAGAGGGGATGAcgtgctctctttttttcttgattattagaaaattctaaaatcagcccaataagctgacaataagaagtgtgaatatgtattagaagatgtaaaaaaaatataggaatATGTGTTTTTCCTTGTCCTCTTATGTGTTTATTGTTAACCTACTGAGCTGTAAATAGAAAGATCGTTTATTATTTAtgatttatttttgctaatataGACGTTGACTTTATATATAGTACGTGTGTACTAAGGCTGGGTTTGACTTAATATATAagttgaaatgattttttttttggtctctattcaaattttttttgtatttgttaattttgtattaaatttttgtgatttattgattcatctcgtcgagaaaaataaaaaaagtaaaaaattatgatcgaaactcataatgtttttaataaagacaaaaataagtcaacgagacgaatcaataagtcacacaAGTTTGACTCAAAAtgaacaaatgcgaaaaaaatttgaataaaaacaaataaaaaagttaactttttaatccaaacccactccaaagtcttttttaattttcttccaaaatttaAACAGAGTGGATTTAATAggtcttcttctcttttttttttgctggggggggtgggggggtcaTTCAACCACTTATCCAAATAGAATTGGATATTCTTTTCTGCTATCTTTGAGACAATTTCCCTTTCAGTGTTCAAAATTAACATAATATATAGAAGGTTCTAATGTATTTTGTTAGAATCATAACAaaactcactacaagaaaattcaGCTTCGGAGtatgaaaactttatatccaactcaagATTAATtagcaataagtggagaggtcCGAAATGTTATTAAGTAATCACCCATTTCATTCCCCAGTAATGtaggactctatttccttagcACGGAAACTAAAAATTTTGTCGCCGAAGAGCTGTTTTAGTGCCCAAACGTTTTGATGACTACCATTTTTAGTCGCCGGCCACAAACCTTTGGAAGatatttaccgactaaaaaAACAAGCTCCACACTGAAGACTGTAAAAGTGTGGTCGCCAATCTCAAATTTAGTCGTTGTATCTTTGAACTTATATGAAAGTATGAAACGTTGGGAATGGCTGCAAGATGAGAAGGAAAGGTAACGGATCTTGATTTTCTCAATTTCCGGTTATTTGTGTGGGTGGAAGAACTTCATAGATTACTACTACTTCCTTTGCAGCAGGATCCTGTGATCGATTTTCGGAGGAACAGATCCAGATCGTATATACACGTCTTGGTTCTCTCAATCGGGGATGAATATATCATTAATATCTATCGACAAGAGCGCGATTTTCAGGTTGGTTTAGCCTGTTATGGAAGGGTAAAGACAACAAATCTTTTGGAAAGAAGAGGAACTATGGAGCGATTAGGCAAAGTTGATACGCACGTACAattcaattttatttcttgcaaaCCTTGCATTTGGGCACAACTGTTTTAATCGATCAAATGAAAGAATGAAATAGTAAATAAACACGACAAACACACAAAATCAAACAATAGCCTCGGTTGATGCGACTCGGGTCGGAATTCGCGATTGTTCTCCTCCGCCGTGTGATTTAATGCAGGAAAAATCGGGAATCATCTCCACGACTTTTTCTTTCCAACGGCAAATCATCTCCGAGACCATTTCTCTGTTCTCAGCTGCTATCAAACGACTTCCGTGCACTATGAGAAGAATCGCCTGCAAGCCGAACCATACTACGACTGCAACTACAATATTATGATCGACGGATTCCCTTTTTGCTTTCGGTGTGAACAAAAGAATAGCACATGCGTACGTGAATGCCATACACGTGATCGATACGCACATAACCACCACCAACATCACCAAAAGACATCGTTTCCTGAAAGGCACTCCGCTGATGAGACAAGTGATTGTTATCAGCGAGGCCACAAATCCAATGGTGTTCCCACGGATGAAGTAGGGGTACGCAGTTGGATGATTGTAAGCCATCACAGCTTCTCCAGCTCTGTGTCCGTCAACTCCATCTACATTCTCTAGCCAAACACCGCCCGGAGGGTTCACCCCAGCTTGGAATGCTATTGTTGCCATTAGTATAGCGACAATTGTTAgtgattttcttttctgttcGATCCACTCATAGTGGTTGATATAATTTCCTCTGTGAATGTGATGTTTTCGAAGGTGTTTTTCAATGTCACCTTCCCATTGTTCTGGCTTTGTTCTTTTGCCTCGTCCAAGAAGTAGAATATCCCTCGCCGTTTGACCGCTTGCATTTGTTGCCCTTGTATCTATCTTAGAGTTCTCGAGGATCTTCTTGATAATCTGAAACGTTCATTTTGTCAAAAATCAATTTCGGCATCATACAAATCTCTCAACAGCGGAATCACAATAATTTACCAAAATCCCAActatttttggcttttggatCAAAAATCACATTAGAATcttaaaagattaaaaaaaaattgtcacatgaTTCAATGGCCGAAAATGCACCAACAACCAGTAATGCACCGGAACTAGGTACAACACTTAAGCTGTCTCGTATGAGAAATTTTGAAGTGTCCCGACCTTATTTGCTCTTCTGTATTAAATGTTATGGCGGAAGACGGTACAGAATATAAGTGATAAATGGTGCATATAGTGAGAATATTATGTATAACATTATCAACAATGTgtgaaaaaatcacaaaagatttattaaattattaCCAGAAACCAAAATTACATCGACCATGAAAAgacaagcatttttttttttttgaaattttgaaaatgtgtttCATCAACTTGGTTTTTTTAGAACTCATTTTGCATGATTCATTTTTATTAGAGTATTAAATAAGCCCATATGACAAAGTTAATTCAGATATAGATTCTCAGTTTCCAACTTGAAAAATAAAGCCTTGATTGTGGTCCTAACGTACCTCAAATTTTTTATTGGCAACGGCAATGTGTAATATGGTGTTCCCAGCATGATCCGTGGCATTGACAAACTCCTCACCTTTAAAACATTTCTCCAGCAGCTCTTCCAGAAAGTTCAACCGATCATATTTCACGCATAGATGTAAAattgtatctctctctcctttgtccACCCTAGCTCGAGCAGCACATGGGTTAGCTTCAAACAACGCATCCAAGACATCGACCTGGCCCGCAACGGCTGCAGTGTGGAGAGGGTTTAAACCGTCTCGATCACAAGCCAAGCACATCTTTGGGTTCGCCTCTGCTAATAATTTTACGATTGGAACATGTCCATTAGCCGATGCCAAGTGAAGGGGCGATCGTTTATGCGAATCTAGAGTTTCGCAGAGGTTGGGATTGAGCGGCAACCGGATTTGGAAAAACGCTGTTTGCCCGTTTAATGCGGCCACATGGAGATCATTCCAATTGAAATATTTCTCCACTACTGCTCTATCGCACTTGGATTCAATTTCTTCCCGCGAAACATTTCCACCTCCCTTGATTGCTGCTCCATGATGGCCCCCATTctccatattctctctctctctctctctctctctctctctctctctctctctctctctctcaattcaacGCTTGTGTTTtacagctctctctctcccaatctCTCTCAATTCAACTCTTGTGTTTTACAGCTGAGTaacttcacacacacacacacacacacacacacacatatatatatatatatgaacatcAGCACAAGTTGCAAAATTTGTTTCCATTAAATATAGGCTTTGAATATTTCAACTCTTTCTCTACACATATACGAACATCAGCGCAAGTTGCAAAATTTGTTTCCATTAATTATAACCTTGAATATTTCAACTCCTTCCCTATTGACTAAATTAACATTACTTGTAGCTAGTCATGAAGCAAATGAGAAGAGGGGAGTTTGAACGGTTCAACTAATTGAGGCCTTACCTAGCTAGATTGTGGTAGCAAGATTAAGAGGAAAAATTCATGTGAAGGTTTACACACGAGGCTAGGACAGTGGCGACTTCAAGAAGTTGTGAGACGGGGTCATCAACAAAGTCTTCTTTGCCTTGTTTACTCTGATTTGTATGTATCAAATGATTcgatactaaaaaaaaaaatagattaaaaattaaaCCCGTGATGAGAAGACAACTTATGAAATATGGTCCACTTCTTAGCGCACCATAAGGCACCATTGGTTAATTTCTGAGAAAGAAAAGCGAAATATGGGGATGTTGATCATAACTTGGCATTTTATGATAGTCTTTTTTATGATTGGTGATTctattgtcagtccactggGTTAATAATAAGCGCATaagaagacaaggaaaatacgtgtatttttgtgtattttttatatcttttaatacacatttacacacttattattgtcagtccattaagctgattttaaaattttccaataaGTACTTACTAGGATAGTTCGATATTGGGGGGATAATACGTTGTAAgccaatttttgataattacACCGCATTAAATGCCTCTAAAATAATGGCTTATGTGTCGGCTAAAGTTTCAACCTTGTCGAATGCCAAACATTCAAAACTTTAGGACCACTAGAGAGTTTGAGAACGGAACTATACATTTAAGTGGGAAAAGGGGTAATAATTGACGGATTCATGGTACACATTTTGGAAATGATAAACCCTTAAGGGAAGTATTGACAAATTCATGGCATTTTTATTTCACGTACAAGGACAAATTCACCCTCTCCTTAGAGTATTCACAATGCTataaccaaaagcaaaaagtttttaaagttaataacgttggtgcaaaatatggcttacaatgctataatcaaacttaacaacctccttaaaaataatcaaattttgggcccTGGATaacaaaactagcaaccttttgacaataatcaaatttaatagaTGGACCCTAcgtattctcaatcaaatacactaAACATTATACAACAATGTTCTATCTCtcctcttttcctctctctttctcttcgaacaatattttggaaattttttttttactaataattgtttttttgaaacagttatttaaaaatagttttgttttcaaaaaaaagtttcaaaaactattttctatttctagtaaatagtttttactagtttcaaaactatttttagaaaaactattttctactgttcacaatttttagttttttatagTTTGAAAAAATGATGTGATccaaattttggttatccaattttgattatgtcattatagacatctacattgctaaccttagcaatctcttaaatgaataatcaaaagctgatgtgacaagttttgattatcaattttttattatagtaCTGTGGATACCCTTATATAACAATTCACCCAAATCTATTTCCCCCAAATCCATCTCCCGCAATTCGTCATTTCCTTCACTCGTCTTCCCCATTGTCGCGCTCTAGACCTTTTACCTTACCAGATTTGGGgagctaagagcatctccaaccttgacccattttaagactcaaatttaaaaatggggcaaaaatcacaaaaatctctctccaatctttgacccaaacctttccccattttgggttttactcattttttggcccaaatctgagacaacttttgccttgacccatttctccaacggctagttagagagagagagaaagagggagatgtgtaaaatttgggtttgatggttggagatatgtctacccaaaatgggtttttaccccaaatttgactcaaatttgaagaaaaatatgggtgaaggctggagatgctctaaatgaCACAGTTTAAGGGCTTTTGACGGAGATTGtgtatgttttgttttatttcgtTTTTGTCCAGATTTAGTCTAGTTTTATGTCCGGATTTAATCTGGTGGATTGTTGATTTTCATCAGTTTTTTATGTTGTCTTTGATATGGAGCTCCGCCATCCCTATGCGTCTAGTGTCTAGGTACTAGCTCCATGTAAGCCGATCCTTGTTGATAACAGTGTAGAATGAGCGATGGCTCTTGCTTAAGCGCCAAACATCAGCTTCGTCTCTTTTTTCCTGTATATCGTTAGCTTTAGGGCTTGACTGTGTCTCTGTATTCAGGTGAAAATCTGTAAATGTCATATGGCCTGATTTGTATTCCGGTGATAATCTGTTGATGTCATATGGCTTTTTAAATGGATGTGcttcttccattgaaaaaaaagaaggattcCCTAGTTCAGTTGCCAATAATTTATCGA
The sequence above is a segment of the Rhododendron vialii isolate Sample 1 chromosome 13a, ASM3025357v1 genome. Coding sequences within it:
- the LOC131312808 gene encoding ankyrin repeat-containing protein At5g02620-like; the protein is MENGGHHGAAIKGGGNVSREEIESKCDRAVVEKYFNWNDLHVAALNGQTAFFQIRLPLNPNLCETLDSHKRSPLHLASANGHVPIVKLLAEANPKMCLACDRDGLNPLHTAAVAGQVDVLDALFEANPCAARARVDKGERDTILHLCVKYDRLNFLEELLEKCFKGEEFVNATDHAGNTILHIAVANKKFEIIKKILENSKIDTRATNASGQTARDILLLGRGKRTKPEQWEGDIEKHLRKHHIHRGNYINHYEWIEQKRKSLTIVAILMATIAFQAGVNPPGGVWLENVDGVDGHRAGEAVMAYNHPTAYPYFIRGNTIGFVASLITITCLISGVPFRKRCLLVMLVVVMCVSITCMAFTYACAILLFTPKAKRESVDHNIVVAVVVWFGLQAILLIVHGSRLIAAENREMVSEMICRWKEKVVEMIPDFSCIKSHGGGEQSRIPTRVASTEAIV